The genomic window CGGCTCCAACACCTAGTGTCGGAACTGCTTCTACGAAAATAACCGTTACTGCTTTTTCATCAAATAAACGAAGCGTATAATAGAACGTCTGAGCTAAGTCATAAAGGGAGTGGACCACAATCGATTCATGTGCTTCTTTATAACTCTCGCTCGCCAATACACCTACCCGTAATCCACTTGCTTTTGCCCTTTGAATAGCGGAATGAAAATGCTTTGGCTCCTCCACAATATACACGTCGGCTTCAGGTGCATAATGCGTATACTTCATTCCTGGTGATTTAGGTTGTTCATTTGTGCTTACTAACGCTTTATCCACACCAATTGGTCCAACAACCCCTTCAATTTCTTCTTTCGTCACACCTCCAGGCCGATAAAGTACAGGGGTATCTTCAACGATGCTTAATACCGTCGATTCTAAACCAATGCCTGTTTGTCCCCCGTCAATCACGCCATCGATCCTTCCGTTCAGATCCTGTAACACATGGGCTGCTGTTGTAGGTGATGGGCGGCCTGATTGATTTGCACTAGGAGCGGCAATGGGCAGTTGGCACGCTTTTAAAAACGCTCTTGCCACCGGATTAGACGGCATCCGTATACCTACCGTTTCTAAGCCCGCTGTTACATGGGTCGACAAGACCGGCTTCGCTTTAAAAATTAACGTAAGTGCTCCTGGCCAAAAGGCC from Shouchella hunanensis includes these protein-coding regions:
- a CDS encoding L-threonylcarbamoyladenylate synthase, encoding MSYKQTKVWNVDNNDIEKGEPLLLQEPTMWIRDNKLIAFPTETVYGLGANALSDEAVSKIFYAKGRPSDNPLIVHIGDKTQLNELVADIPEVADRLMEAFWPGALTLIFKAKPVLSTHVTAGLETVGIRMPSNPVARAFLKACQLPIAAPSANQSGRPSPTTAAHVLQDLNGRIDGVIDGGQTGIGLESTVLSIVEDTPVLYRPGGVTKEEIEGVVGPIGVDKALVSTNEQPKSPGMKYTHYAPEADVYIVEEPKHFHSAIQRAKASGLRVGVLASESYKEAHESIVVHSLYDLAQTFYYTLRLFDEKAVTVIFVEAVPTLGVGAAIMNRLEKAAGGKRL